A part of Paenibacillus sp. sptzw28 genomic DNA contains:
- a CDS encoding metallophosphoesterase has protein sequence MIVVVVSDTHMPRMSKKLPDRLVRELKKADAVIHAGDWTKLSVYEELSTFAPTDGVAGNNDGPDIIDRFGYRKILTFEGCRIGVVHGHGIGKRPNTEERALEAFNGIKLEAVIFGHSHIPVHRLVGSTHVFNPGSPTDKRRQLRYSFGIMEIIAGKLRAKHIFFDDKS, from the coding sequence ATGATCGTAGTTGTCGTATCTGACACGCATATGCCGAGGATGAGTAAGAAGCTGCCGGACCGTCTGGTCCGCGAGCTCAAGAAGGCGGATGCCGTCATACATGCCGGCGATTGGACGAAGCTGTCTGTCTACGAGGAGCTCAGCACCTTCGCGCCGACCGATGGGGTAGCGGGGAATAACGACGGGCCAGATATTATCGACCGGTTTGGCTACCGTAAAATACTGACTTTCGAGGGGTGCAGGATCGGTGTCGTGCATGGCCACGGAATAGGAAAGCGCCCGAATACGGAAGAGAGGGCTCTGGAGGCCTTTAACGGCATTAAGCTGGAGGCTGTTATTTTCGGCCATTCGCATATTCCGGTTCACAGGCTTGTAGGCAGCACTCACGTATTCAACCCTGGGTCGCCGACGGATAAGAGACGACAGCTGCGCTATTCTTTCGGAATCATGGAGATAATCGCCGGCAAACTGAGAGCCAAACATATTTTCTTCGATGACAAGTCCTGA
- a CDS encoding sugar phosphate isomerase/epimerase has product MSVGVLAHLLGSLPYRDLAAKVGSFGFRHVQLALWKAVSDIDFSKPGKLSPGLAQAIGEEFDKHGASVSVLGCYLHMFERNEEQRRVNIERFKELLRYARDFGCPTVAFETGVNPGGDYTDRDWAVMRLVLEELAEEAERWGVFIGLEAAHGHLVGTAAELDRMLSEVPSSNIGVVLDPGNLLAEDNFERQDEFIEEAFRLLGSRVIACHAKDRILTGDGRLVTVAPGRGQMNYKLYMDLLRRHKPGVHIIMEAAAESEMPASKSFIETHCLAAAAKE; this is encoded by the coding sequence ATGTCTGTAGGCGTATTGGCACATTTACTGGGAAGCCTGCCTTACCGCGATCTGGCTGCGAAGGTCGGGTCGTTTGGGTTCCGGCATGTTCAGCTCGCGTTGTGGAAAGCGGTAAGCGACATTGATTTCAGCAAACCCGGCAAGCTCAGCCCCGGATTGGCGCAGGCGATCGGGGAGGAATTCGATAAACACGGCGCATCCGTGTCGGTGCTTGGTTGTTATCTGCATATGTTCGAGAGGAATGAGGAGCAGCGGCGGGTGAATATCGAGCGGTTCAAGGAGCTGCTCCGGTATGCCAGGGATTTCGGCTGCCCTACGGTGGCATTCGAGACAGGCGTCAACCCGGGAGGAGATTATACGGACCGGGATTGGGCTGTCATGAGGCTGGTACTGGAGGAATTGGCCGAGGAAGCGGAACGCTGGGGCGTATTCATTGGACTGGAGGCGGCGCACGGCCATCTCGTCGGTACGGCAGCCGAGCTTGACCGCATGCTGAGCGAAGTGCCTTCCAGTAATATCGGCGTCGTGCTTGATCCGGGCAATTTACTCGCGGAGGATAATTTCGAACGGCAGGATGAGTTTATTGAAGAAGCGTTCCGGCTGCTTGGCAGCAGAGTTATTGCCTGCCATGCCAAAGACCGGATCCTTACCGGGGACGGACGGCTGGTGACGGTTGCTCCCGGGCGCGGTCAAATGAACTATAAGCTCTATATGGATCTGCTCCGTCGGCATAAGCCGGGCGTACATATCATTATGGAAGCAGCCGCGGAGTCGGAGATGCCCGCTTCGAAGAGCTTTATTGAGACGCATTGCCTGGCCGCCGCCGCGAAAGAGTAA
- a CDS encoding alpha/beta-type small acid-soluble spore protein → MARRGRRNHVVPGVGAQMSAFKAEVMRRQGYAVDPSRPDDVKYEVAKSIGVPLAPGDNGELTTESAGHIGGEIGGPMVRELVRIAQEKLARGPH, encoded by the coding sequence ATGGCCAGACGAGGCAGAAGAAACCACGTAGTACCGGGAGTGGGAGCGCAGATGAGCGCATTCAAGGCCGAGGTGATGCGCCGCCAGGGCTACGCAGTCGATCCGAGCCGGCCCGATGATGTGAAATACGAGGTGGCCAAATCGATTGGTGTACCGCTTGCCCCGGGAGATAACGGCGAACTGACCACCGAATCGGCCGGTCATATCGGCGGGGAAATCGGCGGCCCGATGGTTCGTGAATTGGTAAGGATCGCGCAGGAAAAGCTCGCGCGTGGGCCGCATTAA
- a CDS encoding sensor histidine kinase — MSELCPNREIIVTILGNAIENALEAMKNARTELQNQSISVFISDQASEVLLMVRDTGPGVDPKLGDRIFEDGVTTKGPGRGFGLALLSRLVARAGGDIRMLSSAEGAALKVSLPK, encoded by the coding sequence GTGTCGGAGCTGTGCCCGAACCGGGAGATCATCGTCACCATTCTCGGCAATGCCATTGAAAATGCATTGGAAGCGATGAAAAATGCAAGAACAGAACTGCAAAATCAGAGCATTTCCGTCTTTATCAGCGATCAAGCGTCGGAGGTCCTTCTTATGGTTCGGGATACGGGACCAGGAGTGGATCCCAAATTGGGAGATCGGATTTTCGAAGACGGGGTTACGACCAAAGGGCCGGGGAGAGGCTTCGGTTTGGCGCTGTTATCTCGGTTGGTAGCCCGGGCTGGCGGGGATATCCGCATGCTCTCTTCTGCTGAGGGAGCTGCTTTGAAAGTGAGTTTGCCCAAATAA
- a CDS encoding TRM11 family methyltransferase, producing the protein MHLPEYSEGRVASRMRVSRSKDGNEGNSAISIPVPGKYVYASACHEDEEELHRMELMALLGCEPADGCTVSGRNIDPGRSPFIRAKLTVAAEGPDIEAVAEYAGGLELGGSTFKVVFMETDNGITYEMRREAERQIGWRIRGKAEMRSPDRLYGVACVQGRWLFGEYEKSGAQWLKHNWKPQPYSTALGTRVARAVVNIAVPVISGTRLIDPCCGIGTVVIEALSMGVDVTGFDNNPLAVRGARVNLAHFGMPDVVRLADMRSLEGCYDAAIVDLPYNLCSVISAGERLEMLESARRLAGRIVIVTTGNIDGSLARAGLVIEGRCVVRKGRFERQIILSG; encoded by the coding sequence ATGCATTTGCCAGAATACAGCGAAGGACGTGTCGCATCACGGATGAGAGTCAGCCGAAGCAAAGACGGTAACGAGGGCAATAGCGCCATAAGCATCCCGGTTCCGGGGAAGTATGTATATGCCTCTGCTTGTCACGAAGATGAGGAGGAGCTGCACCGGATGGAGCTTATGGCATTGCTTGGATGTGAGCCTGCAGACGGCTGTACAGTGAGCGGCCGAAATATCGATCCGGGCCGCAGCCCTTTCATCCGCGCCAAGCTGACCGTCGCTGCAGAAGGGCCGGATATTGAAGCGGTCGCAGAGTATGCAGGCGGGCTGGAGCTTGGTGGCAGTACGTTCAAAGTAGTCTTCATGGAAACGGACAACGGCATTACATACGAAATGCGGCGGGAGGCCGAGAGGCAGATCGGCTGGCGGATTCGCGGCAAAGCGGAGATGCGGTCCCCGGATCGCTTGTATGGAGTCGCTTGCGTTCAGGGCCGTTGGTTGTTCGGCGAATATGAGAAGAGCGGTGCGCAGTGGCTCAAGCATAATTGGAAGCCGCAGCCGTATTCAACGGCCCTCGGCACGAGGGTGGCCCGTGCGGTTGTTAATATTGCGGTTCCGGTGATAAGCGGAACGCGGTTGATCGATCCTTGCTGCGGTATCGGTACCGTTGTGATCGAAGCGTTGTCCATGGGAGTTGATGTAACCGGCTTTGACAATAATCCGCTGGCTGTACGCGGTGCGCGGGTCAATCTCGCGCATTTCGGCATGCCGGATGTTGTCCGTCTTGCGGATATGCGAAGTCTTGAAGGATGCTACGATGCTGCGATTGTCGATCTGCCTTACAATCTATGCTCGGTGATATCGGCTGGCGAGCGGCTGGAGATGCTCGAAAGCGCGCGCCGGCTGGCCGGGCGGATCGTAATTGTCACGACCGGGAATATCGACGGCTCGCTTGCCCGGGCGGGGCTCGTTATCGAGGGCCGCTGCGTCGTGCGCAAAGGCCGTTTCGAGCGGCAAATCATCTTAAGCGGATAG
- a CDS encoding pyridoxamine 5'-phosphate oxidase family protein, whose translation MGKFFTSILPEHEAFIRKQHIFFVGSAPLKADGHVNLSPKGHDALRIFSPTEVAYLDLTGSGNETSAHLLENGRITFMFIALEGQPMILRLYGTGRVVLPGTDEWETLAPHFEMMPGARQIITAALHAVQTSCGYSVPYFSYEGDRETLRKWADTKGEEGLTAYRHEKNSISIDGLVTPIGRQY comes from the coding sequence ATGGGTAAATTTTTCACGTCCATACTTCCCGAGCATGAAGCGTTTATTCGGAAGCAGCATATTTTTTTCGTCGGGTCGGCTCCTTTGAAGGCGGATGGGCATGTCAATCTATCCCCGAAAGGGCATGATGCGCTGCGTATTTTTTCGCCGACGGAAGTCGCCTATCTGGATTTGACGGGCAGCGGAAACGAAACGAGCGCTCATTTGCTTGAAAACGGAAGAATAACTTTTATGTTTATCGCTCTCGAAGGCCAGCCGATGATTCTGCGGCTGTATGGGACCGGCCGCGTCGTTCTGCCCGGTACGGACGAGTGGGAGACGCTAGCTCCCCATTTTGAAATGATGCCGGGAGCCCGCCAGATTATAACCGCCGCCTTGCATGCCGTGCAAACCTCCTGCGGCTACAGCGTTCCTTACTTCTCTTACGAAGGCGACCGCGAAACCTTGCGGAAATGGGCTGACACGAAGGGCGAGGAAGGCCTTACAGCCTACCGCCACGAGAAAAATTCTATCAGCATCGATGGTCTGGTAACGCCAATCGGCCGGCAATATTAG
- a CDS encoding ABC transporter substrate-binding protein, protein MQLGSSTNMLASYNVVKGGNKESDYTPLPVGAGQTLIVAMQNNRINAAVTSEPTASLLKDRKLAFTFVDMSSKEGTEKALGGKYASTSFYMMNDYVKAHPDVVQKLANAYVKTLKWMNTHTPEEIANEVPQEYWAGNKALYLEALKGQLPMFTTDGKMPAGVAENVQKILSTFKPDVKNVKLDLTYTNAFVDKAN, encoded by the coding sequence GTGCAGCTAGGTTCTTCAACAAATATGCTGGCGAGTTACAATGTGGTCAAAGGCGGCAATAAGGAAAGCGATTACACACCGCTTCCGGTTGGCGCCGGGCAAACCTTGATTGTGGCGATGCAGAACAATCGGATCAACGCAGCCGTCACAAGCGAACCGACAGCTTCTCTGCTTAAGGACAGGAAGCTGGCCTTCACCTTCGTGGATATGAGCTCCAAAGAGGGTACGGAGAAAGCGCTTGGCGGCAAATATGCTTCCACCAGCTTCTACATGATGAACGATTACGTGAAGGCGCATCCGGACGTAGTGCAGAAGCTGGCCAATGCTTATGTGAAGACGTTGAAGTGGATGAACACGCATACGCCTGAAGAAATTGCCAACGAGGTGCCGCAGGAGTACTGGGCTGGCAATAAAGCCCTATACCTCGAAGCGCTCAAGGGACAGCTGCCGATGTTCACTACGGACGGAAAAATGCCGGCTGGCGTTGCTGAAAACGTGCAAAAAATTCTCTCCACCTTTAAGCCGGATGTGAAAAATGTAAAGCTGGACCTTACGTATACCAACGCTTTTGTCGATAAAGCGAATTAA
- a CDS encoding aldose epimerase: protein MTRYEVLEQRDTYTIYTLNDKETGSSVILCPERGGIAISCRLSGEELFYLDPETYTDPDANIRGGNPVLFPICGQLEGGRYEWNGVTYPMRNHGVARNRPWEVITTSEDGEASVTLRLQSGDGTRAEYPFDFELLFTYALVDGTLHIRQTYHNRSDSAMPFYAGFHPYFRTASKKLIYGTDATRYLDYNDNVVKPISGGEIDLHGLKESVALLDARSSEITLPGPDGSGRVRLSYSDAFKYVVLWQVDGKPFVCVEPWMALTGELNRQDELFMLPAGEALEARLSIGYERA from the coding sequence ATGACTCGATATGAAGTGTTGGAACAGAGGGATACTTATACGATTTACACGCTTAACGACAAGGAAACGGGTTCGTCGGTTATCCTATGTCCGGAGCGCGGCGGCATTGCCATCAGCTGCAGGCTCAGCGGCGAAGAGCTCTTCTACCTGGACCCGGAAACCTACACCGACCCGGACGCCAATATTCGAGGCGGCAATCCCGTGCTGTTCCCCATTTGCGGACAGCTTGAGGGCGGCCGCTACGAGTGGAACGGCGTTACATACCCGATGCGAAACCACGGTGTGGCACGCAACCGGCCCTGGGAAGTAATTACGACTTCAGAAGACGGCGAGGCATCTGTCACGCTGCGGCTGCAGAGCGGAGATGGAACCCGGGCCGAGTATCCCTTTGACTTTGAGCTCCTGTTTACGTATGCGCTTGTCGATGGTACGCTTCACATTCGCCAAACATATCACAACCGGTCGGACAGCGCGATGCCCTTCTACGCGGGCTTTCACCCTTACTTCCGGACGGCTTCGAAGAAGCTGATTTACGGTACGGATGCGACTCGTTACCTCGATTACAATGACAATGTGGTCAAACCGATTTCCGGGGGCGAGATTGACCTTCACGGCTTGAAGGAATCCGTCGCTTTACTCGATGCCCGCAGCAGCGAGATAACATTGCCGGGACCCGATGGCAGCGGACGGGTCCGTCTGTCATACAGCGACGCATTCAAGTATGTCGTGCTGTGGCAGGTCGACGGAAAGCCGTTTGTATGCGTTGAACCGTGGATGGCGTTAACCGGGGAATTGAACCGCCAGGACGAGCTGTTTATGCTTCCTGCCGGAGAAGCGCTGGAGGCGCGGCTATCGATCGGTTACGAGCGTGCTTAA
- a CDS encoding response regulator, with the protein MAQKLLRVVVVEDDFMIAKMHGKFISEQEGYKLVGTAYNYEETVALMKQTEPDLLLLDVYLPDRSGIELLRTIRSQNVACDVIVITAAKELEIVEEGFRLGVIDYLVKPFELKQLKTILFNYAQFKLRLSDSIRLNRDTIDDFKENKEHGIRWCPYSKRYRHPHS; encoded by the coding sequence TTGGCTCAGAAACTACTGCGGGTTGTTGTGGTGGAAGATGACTTCATGATTGCTAAGATGCATGGAAAATTCATATCCGAGCAGGAAGGTTATAAATTGGTCGGTACGGCCTATAATTACGAGGAAACCGTTGCCCTGATGAAGCAAACAGAGCCGGACCTGCTTCTACTGGATGTTTATTTGCCCGACCGCTCCGGCATCGAGCTGCTGCGGACGATACGTTCGCAAAACGTAGCCTGCGACGTCATTGTGATAACGGCGGCGAAGGAGCTTGAGATCGTGGAGGAAGGCTTTCGTCTGGGCGTTATCGACTATCTTGTCAAACCCTTTGAACTCAAGCAATTGAAAACAATCTTATTCAATTACGCTCAATTTAAACTGCGGCTCTCCGATTCAATTCGCCTGAACCGGGATACGATAGACGATTTTAAAGAAAATAAGGAGCACGGAATCCGTTGGTGCCCATATTCAAAAAGGTATCGACATCCGCACTCTTGA
- a CDS encoding response regulator transcription factor produces the protein MMQANILVVEDDHYIQELIAEFLRSQQYEVKVASDGIEGWNKFQQQTYDLVILDLMMPNLDGYSVCRMIREKSETPVIVLTALGEEKDQLKAFEMHADDYVIKPFSFQVLMKRVEAVLRRTRNAVKPEETLFDGRLRLDADAYKVFVDGQLVETTTKEFDILNTLISNAGRIMTRDMLLDKVWGYDYFGDSRIVDAHIKNIRKKLGISVIRTVKGVGYSLENEPAGAEG, from the coding sequence ATTATGCAGGCCAATATTCTAGTCGTAGAAGACGATCATTATATTCAGGAATTAATAGCCGAATTTCTGCGCTCGCAGCAGTATGAAGTTAAGGTCGCGAGCGACGGAATCGAGGGATGGAATAAATTCCAGCAGCAGACATACGACCTGGTAATTCTGGACCTTATGATGCCGAACCTTGACGGATACTCGGTATGCAGGATGATCCGGGAAAAATCCGAAACACCGGTGATCGTCCTGACGGCGCTCGGCGAGGAGAAGGACCAATTAAAGGCGTTCGAGATGCATGCGGACGATTATGTGATAAAGCCGTTCTCATTCCAGGTGCTGATGAAGCGGGTGGAGGCTGTTCTGCGCCGGACCAGGAATGCCGTTAAACCGGAAGAAACGTTATTTGACGGCAGACTGCGGCTGGACGCGGATGCCTACAAGGTGTTTGTGGACGGTCAGCTGGTTGAGACGACGACCAAGGAATTCGATATCTTGAATACGCTCATCAGCAATGCCGGACGCATCATGACCCGCGATATGCTGCTGGATAAAGTATGGGGATACGATTATTTCGGCGACTCACGCATCGTTGATGCCCACATCAAGAATATCCGCAAGAAACTCGGCATTTCCGTCATTCGAACGGTCAAAGGAGTCGGGTACTCGCTTGAGAATGAACCGGCGGGAGCGGAAGGATGA
- a CDS encoding transcriptional regulator, with protein sequence MLRTNTDRKWLPLYEALASDVRLHILELISVNPMNVKELASALGLSSAIVTMHTKKLEKGGLIRTELVRRGGGTHKICSLALSRVELTLPQGESQARDFQEVSVPVGHYSRFDVHPTCGLATLEKIIGQYDDPRYFHEPERMYAKILWFSRGFVEYRIPNYVLPSQALEEIEISLEIGSEAPGVRADWPSDIHFYLNDTLLGVWTSPGDSGEGRGKLTPSWWTVNQYGWLKVIRITAAGTFIDGQRLSDVTLQDIVMARNEWQLKLAVPEDAVHIGGLTIYGEGFGNYNQDIVFRTYRSTSGG encoded by the coding sequence ATGCTGCGAACGAATACTGACAGGAAGTGGCTTCCGCTATATGAAGCGCTGGCGAGCGATGTGCGTCTGCACATTCTTGAGCTGATCTCGGTAAATCCGATGAACGTTAAGGAGCTGGCGTCGGCACTTGGGCTTAGCAGCGCGATCGTGACGATGCACACCAAGAAGCTTGAGAAAGGCGGGCTAATCCGCACCGAGCTTGTTCGGCGGGGAGGCGGCACGCACAAAATATGCTCGCTGGCTCTCAGCCGGGTGGAGCTAACGCTGCCGCAGGGGGAATCGCAGGCGCGGGACTTTCAGGAGGTGTCTGTTCCCGTCGGCCATTACTCGCGCTTCGATGTACACCCGACATGCGGGCTTGCCACTCTCGAGAAGATAATCGGCCAGTATGACGACCCGCGGTATTTTCATGAGCCGGAGCGGATGTACGCCAAGATACTATGGTTTAGCAGAGGCTTTGTAGAGTACCGCATTCCGAACTATGTGCTGCCCAGTCAGGCGCTGGAGGAAATTGAAATTTCGCTTGAGATAGGGTCCGAAGCGCCCGGGGTCCGTGCCGATTGGCCGTCGGACATTCATTTCTATCTCAATGATACGCTTCTGGGGGTGTGGACAAGTCCCGGAGATTCGGGAGAGGGCCGCGGCAAGCTGACACCGTCCTGGTGGACCGTGAATCAGTATGGCTGGCTCAAAGTCATACGTATTACGGCAGCCGGTACGTTCATCGACGGGCAGCGGTTATCGGATGTCACGCTGCAGGATATCGTCATGGCACGCAATGAATGGCAGCTGAAGCTTGCGGTTCCCGAGGATGCGGTGCATATCGGCGGGCTTACGATATACGGGGAAGGATTCGGTAACTATAATCAGGACATCGTGTTCCGCACTTACCGGAGCACAAGCGGAGGATAA
- a CDS encoding cell wall metabolism sensor histidine kinase WalK, whose product MRHRGITFQIFTVTTVLLVVSALLIYLTLYFMLPSYYKSIKQSRLDSGVDKLVTAIDGKSYSEAEALMLEFGRANNAVLFLRDENGTIIPVNLVPFAGGYMGDSAFPRLRKLMQNQDWGERWSDPPGGPGEPGGAGLRGGDRNRTYTVSRTIHFTDSTDPFTILVDAPLQPVDEASEVILRFLPYMLIAILFIAIGGAAIYSRLIAKPLLGLNLVARRMAKLDFKVAEKTLERNDEIGELSRSLSKLAINLRSTMAELQDANAQLKDDIEREREHEAKRREFVATISHELKTPITAVSGQLEAMIGNVGAFKDRDTYLRQSYKIMREMDKLVHEILDLSKLESRDFLPLMREIDLTELVCESIDSVSYLAEVKGMAIEYDMPQEAIVIGDERLLAKAVSNIVCNAVQYSGDGERVVVRLTELAGMDEAGMDEAPSLPQNTGDKAAPGSGARLRLEVLNTGVQLDETKLPRLFEPFYRAEQSRSRTTGGSGLGLYIVSKVLDAHGAEYGIENTPEGVKFIMVLQAA is encoded by the coding sequence ATGAGACATAGAGGGATTACGTTTCAAATCTTCACGGTTACGACTGTTCTGCTCGTCGTCTCCGCGCTGCTCATATACTTGACGCTGTACTTTATGCTGCCCAGCTATTATAAGTCTATCAAGCAGTCCCGGCTGGACAGCGGAGTGGATAAGCTTGTCACGGCAATTGACGGAAAGTCCTATTCGGAAGCGGAAGCCCTCATGCTGGAATTTGGCCGGGCTAATAATGCGGTACTGTTTCTGCGCGATGAGAACGGAACCATCATTCCTGTTAATCTGGTGCCTTTCGCGGGCGGCTACATGGGGGACAGCGCGTTTCCAAGACTGCGGAAGCTGATGCAAAATCAGGACTGGGGGGAGCGTTGGAGCGACCCGCCCGGAGGGCCCGGCGAGCCCGGCGGAGCCGGCTTGCGGGGAGGAGACCGCAACCGGACTTACACGGTGAGCCGGACGATTCATTTCACGGATAGCACAGATCCGTTCACGATATTGGTCGATGCGCCTCTGCAGCCTGTGGACGAGGCTTCGGAAGTGATTTTACGGTTTCTGCCCTACATGCTTATCGCCATTCTCTTTATTGCGATCGGGGGCGCTGCCATCTATTCCCGGCTGATCGCGAAGCCCCTGCTTGGGCTCAACCTCGTGGCCCGGCGAATGGCCAAGCTCGATTTCAAGGTGGCGGAGAAGACGCTTGAGCGCAATGACGAAATTGGCGAGCTCTCACGCAGTTTAAGCAAGCTGGCGATTAATTTGCGCTCAACGATGGCGGAGCTGCAGGATGCCAATGCGCAGCTTAAGGATGACATCGAGCGGGAGCGGGAGCACGAAGCGAAACGCCGCGAGTTCGTGGCGACGATTTCACACGAGCTGAAGACGCCGATTACGGCGGTGAGCGGGCAGCTTGAGGCTATGATCGGCAACGTCGGTGCGTTCAAGGACCGCGATACGTATTTGCGGCAATCCTATAAAATCATGAGAGAGATGGATAAGCTCGTCCATGAGATATTAGACCTGTCCAAGCTGGAAAGCCGGGATTTCCTGCCCCTCATGCGCGAGATCGATCTGACGGAGCTGGTCTGCGAGTCGATCGACAGCGTCAGTTATTTGGCAGAGGTCAAGGGAATGGCGATTGAGTACGACATGCCGCAGGAGGCAATCGTAATCGGTGATGAAAGACTGCTGGCAAAGGCAGTCTCCAATATTGTGTGCAATGCGGTGCAGTATTCCGGCGACGGAGAGCGGGTGGTAGTGCGGCTTACCGAGCTCGCCGGAATGGACGAAGCGGGAATGGACGAAGCTCCTTCGCTTCCGCAGAATACGGGGGATAAGGCGGCACCCGGCAGCGGCGCTCGGCTGCGGCTTGAAGTGCTGAACACAGGCGTACAGCTTGACGAGACCAAGCTGCCGCGGTTGTTCGAGCCTTTCTACCGCGCTGAACAATCGCGGAGCCGCACAACCGGCGGAAGCGGACTTGGGCTGTATATAGTCAGCAAGGTGCTCGATGCCCACGGAGCCGAGTATGGAATTGAGAACACGCCCGAAGGCGTGAAATTCATAATGGTGCTGCAGGCTGCGTAA
- a CDS encoding alpha-N-arabinofuranosidase — translation MMSNKAKMIVDKDFKIGEVDKRIYGSFIEHLGRAVYGGIYEPGHPQADEQGFRGDVMELIKGIDVPIVRYPGGNFVSGYNWEDGVGPVESRPKRLELAWMTIEPNLFGLNEFMDWCRKANTEAMMAVNLGTRGPNEARELVEYANHPSGTYLSDLRASHGYKQPHNIKTWCLGNEMDGPWQIGAKTAAEYGRIAAETGKVMKWVDPTIELVACGSSSLGMKTFPDWEATVLDLCYEQADYISLHQYYGNRDKDSANFLAQSMGMDSFINTVISTADYVQAKKRSKKKINLSFDEWNVWYHSNEADRQIERWSVAPPQLEDVYNHEDALLVGCMLISMLKRADRVKMACIAQLVNVIAPIMTANGGAAWKQTIYYPYMHASIFGRGTALVPLIQSPKYDAKDYTDVPYLESVAVHNEEKGEVTVFAVNRHLTDSLPLEVDLRSFGDCRLIEHIVLEHDDLKAANTIDAPDRVAPHTRGSAAVDGSRIEATLGKASWNVIRLKLA, via the coding sequence ATGATGTCAAACAAAGCTAAAATGATCGTTGATAAGGATTTCAAGATTGGCGAAGTTGATAAACGGATTTACGGCTCCTTTATCGAACATTTAGGCCGTGCCGTCTATGGCGGTATTTACGAGCCGGGACATCCGCAAGCGGATGAGCAGGGCTTCCGGGGCGATGTAATGGAACTGATTAAAGGCATCGATGTGCCGATTGTCCGTTATCCGGGCGGCAACTTCGTTTCCGGCTACAACTGGGAGGACGGCGTTGGTCCTGTTGAATCGCGGCCAAAGCGTCTGGAGCTTGCCTGGATGACAATCGAGCCGAACCTGTTCGGGCTCAATGAGTTCATGGATTGGTGCCGCAAGGCGAACACGGAAGCAATGATGGCGGTTAACCTCGGCACGCGCGGTCCGAATGAAGCACGGGAGCTTGTTGAGTATGCGAATCATCCTTCCGGCACTTATTTGAGCGACCTTCGCGCATCTCACGGCTACAAGCAGCCGCACAATATCAAAACATGGTGCCTCGGTAACGAGATGGACGGTCCTTGGCAGATCGGCGCCAAAACCGCAGCCGAATACGGCCGTATTGCAGCGGAAACGGGCAAAGTGATGAAATGGGTGGATCCGACCATTGAGCTCGTCGCGTGCGGCAGCTCCTCGCTTGGCATGAAGACCTTCCCGGACTGGGAAGCGACTGTCCTTGATTTGTGCTACGAGCAGGCGGATTATATTTCGCTTCATCAATATTACGGCAACCGCGACAAAGATTCGGCGAACTTCCTTGCGCAGTCGATGGGTATGGATTCATTTATCAATACGGTCATTTCCACAGCAGACTATGTCCAGGCGAAGAAACGCAGCAAGAAGAAGATCAACCTCTCCTTCGACGAGTGGAACGTTTGGTACCATTCAAACGAAGCCGACCGTCAAATCGAGCGCTGGAGCGTTGCGCCTCCGCAGCTTGAAGATGTCTACAATCATGAGGATGCGCTGCTCGTCGGCTGTATGCTGATCAGTATGCTGAAGCGGGCTGACCGTGTAAAAATGGCATGCATTGCACAGCTCGTTAACGTTATCGCTCCAATCATGACAGCAAACGGCGGCGCGGCTTGGAAGCAGACTATTTATTATCCATACATGCACGCGAGCATCTTCGGCCGCGGCACGGCGCTTGTCCCGCTTATTCAATCGCCGAAATATGACGCGAAGGACTATACCGATGTGCCATACCTGGAATCGGTCGCGGTGCACAACGAAGAGAAGGGCGAAGTAACCGTCTTCGCGGTCAACCGGCACTTGACCGATTCGCTTCCGCTTGAGGTCGATCTGCGCAGCTTCGGCGATTGCCGTCTTATCGAGCATATCGTCCTTGAGCATGACGACTTGAAAGCAGCCAATACGATTGATGCTCCCGACCGCGTCGCCCCTCATACGCGCGGCAGCGCAGCAGTAGACGGCAGTAGGATCGAAGCGACGCTCGGCAAAGCCTCTTGGAACGTTATCCGCTTGAAGCTTGCTTAA